The region TATGCTACTATGATCTAATTCTATGTCATTAAGTAATTTACCTTCCTTAAAACAACGATTTTCCATTATTCTTCCATGAAGTTCTAAAACTTTTTTGCTACCTGCTTGAGAGTGATAAGCATCAACATTTTGTGTCACAACAGCTAAGTTTAGAAAATTTTGCATTTCTGCTAATGCGTAATGTGCAGGATTAGGTGAATTTTTACGCACAATATCCCGACGGTACTCATACCAGTCCCAAACAAGTTTAGGGTTATTTAAAAATCCTGTAGGGGATGCTAATTCTGCTGGGTCATATTTTCCCAAAGCCCAACTTGTGCATCACGAAAAGTAGGGATTCCACTTTCTGCTGAAATTCCTGCTCCGGTTAATACTACTATTTGTTTAGCTTGTGATAATATTTCTACTGCAATTGATAATTGTTTAGTCAATTTTTCCATAGATTCCTTTTTGATATTTGGTGATAAAATAGGTTTTTGGATATTAAGGATTTTTTGTTAATTATGCTACAATTAGAAAAACTTAGGTTATTTTGCTAGTATCACTTATCAACTTATTTAATTTAATTTTTGGTAAAAAATTATGAAATTACGGCTAATAATTCAAAGTGGCTCATTAACAGGTCAAGAATTTCAATTAGAAACAGGCTCTTTATTATTAGGTAGAGGAACAGATTGTTCACTACGATTTGATCCAAACAAAGATGCTGGTGTATCAACAAGGCATGCTGTTATTAGCTTAGAGTCAGATGGTTTTTATATAACAGATCAAAGAAGCACTAATGGCACATTTATTAATGGAAGTCGTGTTGAAAGAGCTTTATTGCAAGCTGGCAGTTTAATCCAACTTGGTTATCAAGGGCCAAGTCTTCAAGTTATTATTGAGCAAGATAACTCAAAGATATTGCCTACTTTAGTACAACAACCACCAATATTAAATCCAACTGTAGTTGATAGCCCACAAAATTTCTTTTCCCCTCTTGCTGCTAATAATCCTGTTTTTTCTCCTACTAACCAAAATAGGATGCCTCCAAATAATACACCACTAGCAAATCCTGGGTTTTCAGTGCCAATAAATCCTCCAATAAATCCTCCAAACCCACAAATGAATTTTCCAGTAAATCCAAACCCTTCTATGAATAGCCCTGTTTATGGGCAGTATGGGCAAAATCCTGCTAGTCCTTTAGCAAATGGTACGGCTTTACTTAAACAATCCTTTAGCAATATAGGTGTTTATAACCCAGAAAAAGAAAAGAATAGCACTAAAACTATTAGTATAATTGCTAGTTTAGGTGTTATGGCAGTATTAATGCTAGTGGTTGGTGTGATAATGCTAAGTTCTATTGGGTTGGCTGGATCAATAGTTGGCACAATTTTAGCCTTTACTCCTGCTCCTTTTTATTTACTTTTATTTCTTTGGCTAGACCGTTATGATCCAGAACCGGCTTGGGCCCTAGGTGGGGCATTTGCCTGGGGTGCTTTGGTAGCTGTAATAATATCTTTTTTTGTTAACACAATTTTTGGTGCTGTAATAGGTGGATCTTTAGGTGATATATTAGGAACTGTTGTTTCTGCTCCAGTGATTGAAGAAGCAACAAAAGGACTAGGCGTTTTACTTATTTCTATATTTTTACGCAAGGAATTTGATGATATTTTAGATGGTATTGTTTATGCAGGAGTAGTAGCACTAGGATTTGCTACGGTAGAAAACGTGCTTTATTATGGTAGAGAGTTTGCTTCTGCTGGTGTTGGCCCGGGATTAGTTGTTATTCTTTTCCTTAGAGGTGTTTTATCACCATTTGCCCATGCTTTATTTACC is a window of Blastocatellia bacterium DNA encoding:
- a CDS encoding PrsW family intramembrane metalloprotease encodes the protein MKLRLIIQSGSLTGQEFQLETGSLLLGRGTDCSLRFDPNKDAGVSTRHAVISLESDGFYITDQRSTNGTFINGSRVERALLQAGSLIQLGYQGPSLQVIIEQDNSKILPTLVQQPPILNPTVVDSPQNFFSPLAANNPVFSPTNQNRMPPNNTPLANPGFSVPINPPINPPNPQMNFPVNPNPSMNSPVYGQYGQNPASPLANGTALLKQSFSNIGVYNPEKEKNSTKTISIIASLGVMAVLMLVVGVIMLSSIGLAGSIVGTILAFTPAPFYLLLFLWLDRYDPEPAWALGGAFAWGALVAVIISFFVNTIFGAVIGGSLGDILGTVVSAPVIEEATKGLGVLLISIFLRKEFDDILDGIVYAGVVALGFATVENVLYYGREFASAGVGPGLVVILFLRGVLSPFAHALFTSMTGIGCGIARETHNKTLKIVMPLAGYIGAVILMLFGMVLQLRQV